From the genome of Callithrix jacchus isolate 240 chromosome 7, calJac240_pri, whole genome shotgun sequence, one region includes:
- the NBL1 gene encoding neuroblastoma suppressor of tumorigenicity 1 isoform X1 — MMLQVLVGAVLPAMLLAAPPPINKLALFPDKSAWCEAKNITQIVGHSGCEAKSIQNRACLGQCFSYSVPNTFPQSTESLVHCDSCMPAQSMWEIVTLECPGHEEVPRVDKLVEKILHCSCQACGKEPSHEGLSVYVQGEDGLGSQPGAHPHPHPHPHPGGQTPEPEDPPGAPHTEEEGAED; from the exons ATGATGCTTCAGGTCCTGGTGGGGGCTGTCCTCCCTGCCATGCTGCTGGCTGCCCCACCGCCCATCAACAAGCTGGCACTGTTCCCGGACAAGAGTGCCTGGTGCGAGGCCAAGAACATTACCCAGATCGTGGGCCACAGTGGCTGTGAGGCCAAGTCCATCCAGAACAG GGCGTGCCTAGGACAGTGCTTCAGCTACAGCGTCCCCAACACCTTCCCACAGTCCACAGAGTCCCTGGTTCACTGTGACTCCTGCATGCCAGCCCAGTCCATGTGGGAGATT GTGACGCTGGAGTGCCCGGGCCATGAGGAGGTGCCCAGGGTGGACAAGCTGGTGGAGAAGATCCTGCACTGTAGCTGCCAGGCCTGCGGCAAGGAGCCCAGTCACGAGGGGCTGAGTGTCTATGTGCAGGGCGAGGACGGGCTGGGCTCTCAGCCTGGtgcccaccctcacccccatccccacccccatcctggcGGGCAGACCCCTGAGCCCGAGGACCCTCCTGGGGCCCCCCACACGGAGGAAGAGGGGGCTGAGGACTGA
- the HTR6 gene encoding 5-hydroxytryptamine receptor 6 isoform X1, with protein sequence MVPEPGPTANSTPAWGAGPPSAPGGSVWVAAALCVVIALTAAANSLLIALICTQPALRNTSNFFLVSLFTSDLMVGLVVMPPAMLNALYGRWVLARGLCLLWTAFDVMCCSASILNLCLISLDRYLLILSPLRYKLRMTPPRALALVLGAWSLAALASFLPLLLGWHELGHARPPVPGQCRLLASLPFVLVASGLTFFLPSGAICFTYCRILLAARKQAVQVASLTTGMASQASETLQVPRTPRPGVESADSRRLATKHSRKALKASLTLGILLGMFFVTWLPFFVANIVQAVCDCISPGLFDVLTWLGYCNSTMNPIIYPLFMRDFKRALGRFLPCPRCLREHQASLASPSLRTSHSGPRPGLSLQQVLPLPLPPDSDSDSDAGSGGSSGLQLTAQLLLPGEATRDPPLPTRATAAVNFFNINPVEPELRLHPLGTPTN encoded by the exons ATGGTCCCAGAGCCGGGCCCCACCGCCAATAGCACCCCGGCCTGGGGGGCGGGGCCGCCGTCCGCCCCAGGGGGTAGCGTCTGGGTGGCGGCCGCGCTGTGCGTGGTCATCGCGCTGACGGCGGCGGCCAACTCGCTGCTGATCGCGCTCATCTGCACTCAGCCCGCGCTGCGCAACACGTCCAACTTCTTCCTGGTGTCGCTCTTCACGTCCGACCTGATGGTGGGGCTGGTGGTGATGCCGCCCGCCATGCTGAACGCGCTGTACGGGCGCTGGGTGCTGGCGCGCGGCCTCTGCCTGCTCTGGACAGCCTTCGACGTGATGTGCTGCAGCGCCTCCAtcctcaacctctgcctcatcAGCCTGGACCGCTACCTGCTCATCCTCTCGCCACTGCGCTACAAGCTGCGCATGACGCCCCCGCGCGCCCTGGCTCTAGTCCTGGGCGCCTGGAGCCTCGCCGCGCTCGCCTCCTTCTTGCCCCTGCTGCTGGGCTGGCACGAGCTGGGACACGCGCGGCCACCCGTCCCGGGCCAGTGCCGCCTGCTGGCCAGCCTGCCCTTTGTCCTCGTGGCATCAGGCCTCACCTTCTTCCTGCCCTCGGGTGCCATATGCTTCACCTACTGCAGGATCCTGCTGGCCGCCCGCAAGCAGGCTGTGCAGGTGGCCTCCCTCACCACCGGCATGGCCAGCCAGGCCTCGGAGACGCTGCAG GTGCCCAGGACCCCACGCCCAGGGGTGGAGTCAGCTGACAGCAGGCGCCTGGCCACCAAGCACAGCAGGAAGGCCCTGAAAGCCAGCCTGACGCTGGGCATCCTGCTGGGCATGTTCTTTGTGACCTGGCTGCCCTTCTTTGTGGCCAACATAGTCCAG GCCGTGTGCGACTGCATCTCTCCAGGCCTCTTCGATGTCCTCACGTGGCTGGGTTACTGTAACAGCACCATGAACCCCATCATCTACCCTCTCTTCATGCGGGACTTCAAGCGGGCGCTGGGCAGGTTCCTGCCATGTCCACGCTGTCTCCGGGAGcaccaggccagcctggcctcaCCGTCACTGCGCACCTCTCACAGTGGCCCCCGGCCCGGCCTGAGCCTACAGCAGGTGCTGCCACTGCCCCTGCCACCTGACTCAGACTCAGACTCAGATGCAGGCTCGGGCGGCTCCTCAGGCCTGCAGCTCACAGCCCAACTGCTGCTTCCTGGCGAAGCCACCCGGGACCCCCCGCTGCCCACCAGGGCCACTGCTGCCGTCAACTTCTTCAACATCAACCCTGTGGAGCCCGAGCTGCGGCTGCATCCACTTGGCACCCCCACGAACTGA
- the HTR6 gene encoding 5-hydroxytryptamine receptor 6 isoform X2, which produces MVGLVVMPPAMLNALYGRWVLARGLCLLWTAFDVMCCSASILNLCLISLDRYLLILSPLRYKLRMTPPRALALVLGAWSLAALASFLPLLLGWHELGHARPPVPGQCRLLASLPFVLVASGLTFFLPSGAICFTYCRILLAARKQAVQVASLTTGMASQASETLQVPRTPRPGVESADSRRLATKHSRKALKASLTLGILLGMFFVTWLPFFVANIVQAVCDCISPGLFDVLTWLGYCNSTMNPIIYPLFMRDFKRALGRFLPCPRCLREHQASLASPSLRTSHSGPRPGLSLQQVLPLPLPPDSDSDSDAGSGGSSGLQLTAQLLLPGEATRDPPLPTRATAAVNFFNINPVEPELRLHPLGTPTN; this is translated from the exons ATGGTGGGGCTGGTGGTGATGCCGCCCGCCATGCTGAACGCGCTGTACGGGCGCTGGGTGCTGGCGCGCGGCCTCTGCCTGCTCTGGACAGCCTTCGACGTGATGTGCTGCAGCGCCTCCAtcctcaacctctgcctcatcAGCCTGGACCGCTACCTGCTCATCCTCTCGCCACTGCGCTACAAGCTGCGCATGACGCCCCCGCGCGCCCTGGCTCTAGTCCTGGGCGCCTGGAGCCTCGCCGCGCTCGCCTCCTTCTTGCCCCTGCTGCTGGGCTGGCACGAGCTGGGACACGCGCGGCCACCCGTCCCGGGCCAGTGCCGCCTGCTGGCCAGCCTGCCCTTTGTCCTCGTGGCATCAGGCCTCACCTTCTTCCTGCCCTCGGGTGCCATATGCTTCACCTACTGCAGGATCCTGCTGGCCGCCCGCAAGCAGGCTGTGCAGGTGGCCTCCCTCACCACCGGCATGGCCAGCCAGGCCTCGGAGACGCTGCAG GTGCCCAGGACCCCACGCCCAGGGGTGGAGTCAGCTGACAGCAGGCGCCTGGCCACCAAGCACAGCAGGAAGGCCCTGAAAGCCAGCCTGACGCTGGGCATCCTGCTGGGCATGTTCTTTGTGACCTGGCTGCCCTTCTTTGTGGCCAACATAGTCCAG GCCGTGTGCGACTGCATCTCTCCAGGCCTCTTCGATGTCCTCACGTGGCTGGGTTACTGTAACAGCACCATGAACCCCATCATCTACCCTCTCTTCATGCGGGACTTCAAGCGGGCGCTGGGCAGGTTCCTGCCATGTCCACGCTGTCTCCGGGAGcaccaggccagcctggcctcaCCGTCACTGCGCACCTCTCACAGTGGCCCCCGGCCCGGCCTGAGCCTACAGCAGGTGCTGCCACTGCCCCTGCCACCTGACTCAGACTCAGACTCAGATGCAGGCTCGGGCGGCTCCTCAGGCCTGCAGCTCACAGCCCAACTGCTGCTTCCTGGCGAAGCCACCCGGGACCCCCCGCTGCCCACCAGGGCCACTGCTGCCGTCAACTTCTTCAACATCAACCCTGTGGAGCCCGAGCTGCGGCTGCATCCACTTGGCACCCCCACGAACTGA